In one Mucilaginibacter ginsenosidivorax genomic region, the following are encoded:
- a CDS encoding M1 family metallopeptidase, with translation MNFKLLYPLLILVGLVPFTSNAQLLQEKEAFTHADSLRGNLTAPRACYDINYYHLDVKFDIDHKAISGSNLFKFTATHDFTLLQFDLFANLSVDKVVYKGKPLPFKRDANAVFVTFPKTITKGSKDQFTVYYSGKPTIALNAPWDGGVVYKQDSLKKPWVVTACEGVGASIWWPNKDHLSDEVDSMLISISVPKGLKDVSNGRLRKVTPLKDGYTKFDWFVANPINNYDVVANIGDYVHFGDTYMGEKGKLTMDYWVLPTSLEKAKKHFSANARPMLKAFEHWFGPYPFYEDGYKLVETPHLGMEHQSATAYGNHFLNGYLGYDMSGTGWGLKWDYIIIHESGHEWFGNNITGKDLGDMWIHESFTCYSESLFIEDNWGKKAGQDYNFGLREGINNDSPVVGPYNVNKEGSGDMYPKGAVVLNMVRTIINDDEKWRAILRGLNKTFYHQTVTYDQVVNYITEQSGKNLLPVFDQYLRYKDLPILEFATVRGKFSARWIANAKDFAMPVLVRAKGGEYKFITPTTRFTPVDIDGVNKDNIEVDKLNFYVGVLVD, from the coding sequence ATGAATTTTAAGCTTTTATACCCACTCCTTATCCTCGTAGGATTAGTCCCTTTTACATCAAACGCTCAACTTCTGCAGGAAAAAGAAGCCTTTACCCATGCCGATAGCCTGCGCGGTAACTTAACCGCACCGCGCGCATGCTACGATATCAATTACTACCACCTGGATGTTAAGTTTGATATCGACCATAAAGCTATCAGCGGCAGCAACCTGTTTAAATTTACCGCCACACACGATTTTACACTGCTGCAGTTTGATTTGTTTGCCAATCTTAGTGTAGATAAAGTAGTTTATAAAGGTAAACCACTGCCTTTTAAGCGCGATGCCAATGCCGTTTTTGTAACTTTTCCAAAAACGATTACCAAAGGCAGTAAAGATCAGTTCACCGTTTATTACTCGGGCAAACCAACCATTGCCCTAAACGCGCCCTGGGATGGCGGCGTTGTTTACAAACAAGATTCGCTTAAAAAGCCATGGGTGGTTACTGCCTGCGAGGGTGTGGGTGCCAGCATCTGGTGGCCCAATAAAGATCACCTGAGCGATGAGGTTGATAGCATGCTCATCAGCATCAGCGTACCCAAGGGATTAAAAGATGTATCTAACGGTCGCCTGCGCAAGGTTACGCCTTTAAAGGATGGTTACACTAAATTCGACTGGTTTGTGGCCAACCCCATTAACAACTATGATGTGGTTGCCAACATTGGCGATTATGTACATTTTGGCGATACCTACATGGGCGAAAAAGGCAAACTTACCATGGATTACTGGGTACTGCCCACCAGTTTGGAGAAGGCGAAAAAACATTTTAGTGCCAATGCAAGGCCTATGCTTAAAGCTTTTGAGCACTGGTTTGGCCCCTACCCTTTTTATGAGGACGGCTACAAACTGGTAGAAACCCCGCACCTGGGCATGGAGCACCAGAGCGCTACGGCCTATGGCAACCATTTTTTAAATGGCTATTTGGGCTACGATATGTCGGGCACGGGCTGGGGACTGAAATGGGACTACATTATTATACACGAAAGCGGCCACGAGTGGTTTGGCAACAACATTACCGGGAAAGATTTGGGTGATATGTGGATCCACGAAAGCTTTACCTGTTATTCGGAATCGTTGTTCATAGAAGATAACTGGGGCAAAAAAGCCGGGCAGGATTACAACTTTGGCTTAAGGGAAGGCATTAACAACGACAGCCCTGTTGTTGGCCCCTACAATGTAAACAAAGAAGGATCGGGCGACATGTACCCCAAAGGAGCGGTAGTGCTTAACATGGTGCGCACCATTATTAACGATGATGAAAAATGGCGTGCTATACTACGCGGCCTCAACAAAACTTTTTACCACCAAACCGTTACATACGACCAGGTGGTAAATTACATTACAGAACAATCGGGCAAAAACCTGCTGCCGGTATTTGACCAATACCTGCGCTATAAAGACCTGCCCATCCTGGAGTTTGCAACTGTAAGGGGCAAATTCAGCGCAAGGTGGATAGCCAACGCCAAAGATTTCGCTATGCCCGTTTTAGTCCGCGCAAAAGGCGGCGAATACAAGTTTATAACGCCTACTACCCGCTTTACACCTGTTGACATCGACGGGGTAAACAAGGATAATATTGAGGTGGATAAGTTGAATTTTTATGTGGGGGTGTTGGTGGATTGA
- a CDS encoding sugar MFS transporter, protein MSNPEISAQKKTIVSPVIIIGVLFFIFGFVTWLNSVLIPYLKIACQLNNRESYLVASAFYIAYLLMAKPSAWLLKIFGFKNGMAVGLFIIAIGALIFIPAALTRTYAIFLIGLFVQGSGLAVLQSASNPYITIIGPPESAAKRISVMGIFNKFAGVLAPIALGAVVLNNIDAFNANLAKLDVAQKTAELNELASRVILPYVLMVIVLAILAVLIYFSGLPEIDTDHEDETVAAANSGKTSITQFPHLILGVIALFFYVGAEVIAGDSIIGYGIAHHIPLSTAKYFASGTLICMVIGYIAGIVFIPRYISQQKALVYSAVLGVILTGLALFTPKYASISCIALLGLANSLMWPAIWPLALSGLGRFTKIGSSLLVMGIAGAAVFPPIYGLLVDKISAQTAYVILIPIYLFIFYFATIGYKKGKHVIAV, encoded by the coding sequence ATGAGCAATCCCGAAATATCGGCACAAAAGAAAACAATTGTAAGTCCGGTAATAATTATCGGCGTTCTATTCTTCATTTTCGGTTTTGTAACCTGGTTAAATTCGGTATTGATACCATATTTAAAAATAGCTTGCCAGCTAAACAACCGCGAGTCGTACCTGGTGGCAAGTGCATTTTATATTGCTTACCTGTTAATGGCCAAGCCATCGGCATGGTTGCTTAAAATATTTGGTTTTAAAAACGGAATGGCAGTGGGCCTGTTCATCATAGCCATTGGCGCTCTTATTTTTATACCTGCCGCTTTAACCCGTACCTACGCCATCTTTTTAATTGGCTTATTTGTACAAGGCAGTGGCCTTGCGGTTTTGCAATCGGCATCAAACCCCTACATCACTATAATTGGCCCGCCCGAAAGTGCTGCAAAGCGCATCAGCGTTATGGGTATATTTAACAAGTTTGCCGGCGTATTGGCGCCAATAGCGCTTGGTGCGGTTGTTTTAAATAACATTGATGCTTTTAACGCTAACCTTGCCAAATTAGATGTTGCCCAAAAAACTGCCGAATTGAACGAGTTGGCATCAAGGGTAATATTGCCTTATGTATTAATGGTTATCGTATTAGCCATATTAGCAGTGCTCATTTATTTTTCGGGCCTGCCAGAAATTGATACCGACCACGAAGATGAAACTGTAGCTGCAGCAAATTCGGGCAAAACAAGTATTACGCAATTCCCGCATTTAATATTGGGGGTGATAGCCTTGTTTTTTTACGTAGGCGCCGAAGTTATAGCCGGCGACTCCATAATTGGTTACGGGATAGCACATCATATTCCTTTGTCAACTGCCAAATATTTTGCATCGGGCACCCTAATTTGTATGGTAATAGGTTATATTGCTGGTATCGTGTTTATTCCCCGTTATATTTCTCAGCAAAAAGCTTTGGTATATTCGGCAGTATTGGGAGTTATTTTAACTGGTTTAGCTTTATTTACACCCAAATACGCGTCTATTAGCTGCATCGCTTTATTAGGTTTAGCAAACTCATTAATGTGGCCTGCTATTTGGCCGCTGGCACTTTCAGGGTTAGGCCGCTTTACCAAAATTGGTTCTTCATTACTGGTAATGGGCATAGCAGGCGCAGCGGTATTCCCTCCTATTTATGGTTTACTGGTTGATAAAATATCGGCTCAAACAGCTTATGTAATCCTGATCCCTATCTACCTTTTCATCTTCTATTTTGCAACCATCGGTTATAAAAAGGGGAAACATGTGATAGCGGTATAG
- a CDS encoding phosphotransferase encodes MAHFPVQYSTLSAIALKNYIANAYGLQLISCKFLLRGVSDTYIIEAIDAKYVLKIYREQHRSHGEIQGEIELLNLLKDGGASVAYPITAIDGSQLQQFNAPEGARYGILFSYAEGAPVMDLSDEQLRTIGHEMAKVHNITSVVRLSYPRREYSIETTLINPIKSFEPAFKELPDEYAYLKDLAGKVAQKLNLLNTANFSYGYCQ; translated from the coding sequence ATGGCACATTTTCCCGTTCAATATTCTACCTTATCGGCCATTGCTTTAAAAAATTATATCGCCAACGCTTATGGCTTGCAACTCATTAGCTGTAAATTTTTATTGCGTGGGGTAAGCGATACCTATATCATCGAAGCGATTGATGCCAAATATGTATTGAAAATTTACCGCGAACAACACCGCTCGCACGGTGAAATACAAGGTGAAATTGAATTACTCAATTTATTGAAAGATGGCGGTGCAAGTGTAGCTTACCCTATAACCGCTATCGATGGCAGCCAACTGCAACAATTCAACGCGCCCGAAGGTGCCCGTTACGGCATCCTGTTCTCATACGCCGAAGGCGCCCCGGTTATGGATTTAAGCGATGAACAATTGAGAACTATTGGTCACGAGATGGCGAAGGTGCATAACATCACGTCGGTGGTCCGGCTTAGTTATCCCCGTAGGGAATATAGCATTGAAACTACGCTTATCAATCCCATAAAAAGTTTTGAACCTGCTTTTAAAGAGCTGCCTGATGAGTATGCTTATTTGAAAGACCTGGCAGGCAAGGTTGCGCAAAAGCTAAACTTGTTGAATACCGCCAACTTTAGCTATGGCTATTGTCAGTAA
- a CDS encoding aminoglycoside phosphotransferase/kinase family protein — protein sequence MPKNFHFDDAGNLTFFDFDFAGKGLLVNDLMSFFVHFFMHVYTGRLKNEEADRMFAVFVAAYRETRAVSNDELKAIPYLGVGFWIFYLGFQHEHFDDWSNLFFGPKFIKDRVALIKVWVDKYGVSGFI from the coding sequence TTGCCCAAAAACTTTCATTTTGACGATGCCGGTAACTTAACTTTTTTCGATTTCGACTTTGCCGGTAAAGGCTTGCTTGTTAACGACCTGATGTCGTTTTTCGTCCACTTTTTTATGCACGTGTATACCGGCAGGTTAAAGAACGAGGAAGCCGACCGGATGTTTGCCGTTTTTGTGGCTGCCTACCGGGAAACAAGAGCCGTTAGCAACGATGAACTAAAAGCCATCCCTTACCTTGGCGTTGGCTTCTGGATTTTTTACCTCGGGTTTCAGCATGAACATTTTGACGATTGGTCGAACCTGTTTTTTGGGCCGAAGTTTATCAAGGATAGGGTGGCATTGATAAAAGTGTGGGTGGATAAGTATGGTGTGTCGGGATTTATTTAA
- a CDS encoding M1 family metallopeptidase gives MKNLYKYTLGLLMAGASFLPANAQLGTVKEKFTRADTLRGSLTTPLRTCYDINYYHLDVKFDVDKKFISGNVLFKFTAVSDFDKLQFDLWNNLKIEKVVYKGQELKYTREFNAVFLTFPKNISKGSKDEFTVYYSGNPTIAKRAPWDGGVEYNTDSLGHAWVSTACQGMGASVWWPTKDQQEDEVDSALISISVPKGLKDVSNGRLRKVTDLKDGYTRFDWFVANPINNYDIEANIGDYTHYEGIYDGEKGKLTMDFWPLSYNLDKAKAQWGLDAPRMLKAFEHWFGPYPFYEDGYKLVESHHLGMEHQSGTAYGNHYKNGYLGRDLSGTGWGLKWDFIVIHESGHEWFGNNITSKDLADMWIHESFTNYSESLFVETFYGKQAGQEYVHGTRMAIVNDRPIVGAYGVNKEGSGDMYYKGGNMLNMIRTIINDDDKWRSILRGLNKTFYHQTVTYNQVVDYISKEAGMNLAPVFDQYLHYKTIPILEIMFREGKSYARWTSTDAKDFAMSVKVRVKGGDYKFITPTKQFKPFELAGATKDNIEIDTFNYYIGVLVE, from the coding sequence ATGAAAAATCTATACAAATACACACTGGGCCTTTTGATGGCTGGTGCAAGTTTTTTGCCGGCAAATGCACAATTAGGTACAGTAAAAGAAAAATTTACCAGGGCCGATACTTTACGCGGATCGTTAACTACGCCGCTGCGTACCTGTTACGATATCAATTACTATCACCTGGATGTGAAATTTGATGTCGATAAAAAATTTATCAGCGGTAACGTGCTGTTTAAGTTTACCGCAGTAAGCGATTTTGATAAGCTGCAATTTGACCTTTGGAATAACCTGAAGATTGAAAAAGTGGTTTACAAAGGGCAGGAGTTAAAATATACCCGCGAGTTTAACGCCGTGTTTTTAACCTTCCCCAAAAACATCAGCAAGGGCAGTAAGGACGAGTTTACCGTTTACTACTCGGGCAACCCAACTATTGCCAAACGTGCGCCATGGGATGGCGGAGTGGAGTATAACACCGACTCGCTGGGCCATGCCTGGGTATCAACAGCCTGCCAGGGCATGGGGGCCAGCGTATGGTGGCCAACTAAAGATCAGCAGGAGGATGAGGTTGACAGCGCCCTCATCAGCATCAGCGTACCAAAAGGTTTAAAAGATGTATCAAACGGCCGTTTACGCAAAGTTACCGACCTGAAAGATGGCTATACCCGTTTTGATTGGTTTGTAGCCAACCCTATTAACAACTATGATATTGAAGCCAATATTGGTGATTACACCCATTACGAAGGCATTTATGACGGCGAAAAAGGCAAACTCACCATGGATTTTTGGCCGCTAAGCTATAACCTTGATAAAGCCAAAGCACAATGGGGGCTTGATGCGCCGCGGATGCTCAAAGCATTTGAACATTGGTTTGGCCCTTACCCCTTTTATGAGGATGGATACAAACTGGTAGAAAGCCACCACCTGGGTATGGAACACCAAAGCGGCACAGCTTACGGCAATCACTATAAAAACGGCTACCTGGGCCGCGATCTTTCGGGTACAGGCTGGGGCTTAAAATGGGATTTCATCGTAATACATGAAAGCGGTCACGAATGGTTTGGCAACAACATTACATCTAAGGACCTTGCCGATATGTGGATCCACGAAAGTTTCACCAACTACTCTGAGTCGTTATTTGTAGAAACCTTTTACGGCAAACAGGCTGGCCAGGAATATGTACACGGCACCCGCATGGCTATCGTGAACGACAGGCCCATTGTTGGCGCTTACGGCGTAAACAAAGAAGGCTCGGGCGATATGTACTACAAAGGCGGTAATATGCTTAACATGATCCGCACTATTATTAATGACGATGACAAATGGCGCAGCATCCTGCGTGGCCTCAACAAAACTTTTTACCACCAAACCGTTACTTACAACCAGGTGGTTGATTATATCAGCAAAGAGGCCGGCATGAACCTGGCGCCGGTATTTGACCAGTACCTGCATTACAAAACCATCCCCATCCTCGAGATCATGTTCCGTGAAGGCAAAAGCTATGCCCGCTGGACCAGCACAGATGCCAAAGACTTTGCCATGTCCGTTAAAGTGCGCGTAAAAGGCGGCGATTATAAATTTATCACCCCAACCAAACAATTCAAACCTTTTGAGTTAGCAGGCGCCACAAAGGATAACATTGAAATTGACACATTTAATTATTATATTGGGGTGTTGGTGGAGTGA
- a CDS encoding glycosyltransferase: protein MRILIVNNTRIPAPKYGGTERVIWWLGKELSRLGHTVTYLVAPGSTCAFAKILVYDPAVDINLQVPDDVDVVHFHFQVNGFSKKPYLINVHDNPGFGQQLNRNSVFVSANQASRYGGEAFVHHGLDPDDYRKPDLSEKRTHAHFLAKAAWKVKNVKGAIDVATQSGNKLMVLGGTRLNLKMGLRFTANLNVRFKGMVNNDVKATVLNASKALLFPVLWHEPFGLAIIESLYFGCPVLGTPYGSLPELVPAEVGLLSNSKSDLVNGLKAINQFSNQLCYQYAMDNFRVHTMVQKYLKLYERVLNGEQLNLGLPTLQVAGTVKYLPWNE, encoded by the coding sequence ATGAGGATATTAATAGTAAACAATACCCGCATCCCGGCCCCCAAATATGGCGGCACCGAACGTGTTATCTGGTGGCTGGGTAAAGAGCTTAGCCGGTTGGGGCATACGGTAACCTATCTTGTTGCGCCCGGCTCAACCTGCGCTTTTGCTAAAATATTGGTTTATGACCCAGCTGTCGACATTAACCTGCAGGTGCCCGACGATGTGGATGTGGTGCACTTTCACTTCCAGGTAAATGGGTTTAGCAAGAAGCCTTATTTAATTAATGTACATGATAACCCCGGCTTTGGGCAGCAGCTAAATCGAAACTCGGTATTTGTATCTGCCAACCAGGCATCGCGCTACGGTGGCGAGGCCTTTGTACACCACGGCCTGGACCCGGATGATTACCGTAAGCCAGATCTGTCGGAAAAACGGACACATGCCCATTTCCTGGCCAAAGCCGCCTGGAAGGTTAAAAACGTAAAAGGCGCTATTGATGTAGCCACCCAAAGCGGCAATAAGCTGATGGTGTTGGGCGGTACGCGCCTCAATTTAAAAATGGGGCTGCGTTTTACAGCAAACTTAAATGTGCGATTTAAGGGCATGGTAAATAACGATGTAAAGGCGACTGTGCTAAATGCTTCCAAAGCATTGTTGTTCCCCGTATTATGGCACGAGCCTTTTGGCCTGGCTATTATTGAAAGCCTGTATTTTGGCTGCCCGGTGTTGGGTACGCCCTACGGATCGCTGCCCGAACTGGTGCCGGCAGAAGTTGGGCTGTTAAGCAACAGTAAATCGGACCTGGTAAACGGACTTAAGGCGATAAATCAATTTAGCAACCAGCTTTGTTACCAATATGCCATGGATAACTTTAGGGTACATACCATGGTGCAAAAATACCTTAAGTTGTATGAGCGTGTTTTAAATGGCGAACAATTGAATTTGGGATTGCCAACATTACAGGTTGCTGGCACGGTGAAATATTTGCCCTGGAATGAGTAG
- the lpdA gene encoding dihydrolipoyl dehydrogenase, with translation MQYDVIVIGSGPGGYVAAIRCAQLGLKTAIVEKYSTLGGTCLNVGCIPSKALLDSSEHYHNAAHTFTTHGIKLENLSIDFGQMVKRKQEVVNANTSGISYLMKKNKIDTHYGVGSFKDKNTITVKKADGIETEITGKNVIIATGSKPSALPFLKIDKKRIITSTEALSLTEVPKHLVLIGGGVIGLELGSVYARLGAKVSVIEFMDGIIPTMDKALGRELQKVLTKLGMEFYLGHKVTGATVKGKEVTVTFDTPKGEKQELKGDYCLVAVGRVAYTDGLGLDKIGITVEERGRKITVNDHLETSVKGVYAIGDVIKGAMLAHKAEDEGTLVAEIIAGQKPHIDYNLIPGVVYTWPEVAAVGQTEEQLKAAGVKYKTGSFPFKASGRARASGDLDGFVKVLADATTDEILGVHMIGPRAADMIAEAVVAMEFRASAEDIARISHAHPTYTEAMREACLAATENRAIHI, from the coding sequence ATGCAATATGATGTTATCGTTATCGGTTCGGGCCCAGGTGGCTATGTGGCCGCTATACGTTGCGCCCAGTTGGGTTTAAAAACCGCTATCGTCGAAAAATATAGTACCCTTGGCGGTACATGCCTTAATGTGGGCTGTATCCCATCCAAGGCCCTGCTCGATTCATCCGAGCATTACCATAACGCCGCCCACACTTTTACCACCCATGGTATTAAGCTGGAAAATTTAAGTATCGATTTTGGCCAGATGGTAAAACGCAAGCAGGAAGTAGTAAATGCCAATACCAGCGGCATTAGCTACCTGATGAAGAAAAACAAGATTGATACCCACTACGGTGTAGGATCATTTAAAGATAAAAACACCATCACTGTTAAAAAGGCCGATGGTATCGAAACCGAGATAACCGGTAAAAATGTAATTATTGCCACCGGGTCAAAACCATCGGCATTGCCATTTTTAAAAATCGATAAAAAACGCATCATTACTTCAACTGAGGCTTTATCGCTTACCGAAGTGCCTAAGCACCTGGTGCTGATTGGCGGTGGTGTTATTGGCCTGGAGCTGGGTTCGGTATATGCCCGTTTAGGCGCAAAAGTATCTGTAATTGAATTTATGGATGGCATTATCCCAACTATGGACAAAGCCCTTGGCCGCGAACTGCAAAAAGTGTTGACTAAACTGGGCATGGAGTTTTACCTGGGCCATAAAGTAACCGGCGCTACCGTAAAGGGTAAAGAGGTGACTGTTACTTTCGACACGCCTAAAGGCGAGAAACAAGAGTTAAAAGGCGATTATTGCCTGGTGGCCGTTGGCCGCGTAGCTTATACCGATGGTTTAGGTTTAGATAAAATTGGCATCACCGTTGAAGAACGCGGCCGCAAAATTACCGTGAACGACCACCTGGAAACCAGCGTTAAAGGTGTTTATGCCATTGGCGATGTAATTAAAGGCGCCATGCTTGCTCACAAGGCAGAAGATGAAGGTACCCTTGTTGCCGAAATTATTGCCGGCCAGAAACCGCATATTGATTACAACCTGATCCCCGGTGTAGTATATACCTGGCCCGAAGTTGCAGCTGTTGGCCAGACAGAAGAGCAATTGAAAGCAGCCGGTGTAAAATATAAAACAGGATCGTTCCCCTTTAAAGCCAGCGGCCGCGCACGTGCCAGCGGCGACCTGGACGGTTTTGTTAAAGTACTGGCCGATGCCACTACCGACGAAATTTTAGGCGTACACATGATTGGCCCCCGCGCGGCAGATATGATTGCCGAGGCTGTAGTTGCCATGGAATTCCGTGCATCGGCAGAGGATATAGCCCGGATCAGCCATGCCCACCCAACTTATACTGAGGCTATGCGCGAGGCTTGTTTAGCAGCTACGGAGAATAGAGCGATTCATATTTAA
- a CDS encoding head GIN domain-containing protein: MKTLSKILLIAALITGTAGYTIAKTNTPTDEVTQNTEDRHLSGFTSVSVAGSFDVVITQGATESVKVQAPSDVISRIITEVEGNTLKIYTKSDNDWHWFDGGHKKVMIYVSIKEVNGVSLSGSGDVSFREGLRAGSFRLKLTGSGDVSGKLWVKNLDVNLAGSGDIKISGTADNSNISVAGSGDYTARDLTTNTASVRVAGSGDARVNVSQKLEASVVGSGDVYYTGSVKSVSSSKIGSGDVSRM, from the coding sequence ATGAAAACATTAAGTAAAATATTACTGATTGCTGCTTTGATAACAGGTACTGCAGGCTATACAATTGCAAAAACAAATACCCCAACCGACGAGGTTACCCAAAACACAGAAGACCGCCACTTATCTGGTTTCACATCGGTAAGCGTTGCCGGCTCGTTTGATGTGGTTATTACCCAGGGGGCAACAGAATCTGTTAAGGTACAGGCGCCTTCTGATGTTATCAGCCGCATTATTACCGAAGTGGAAGGTAACACCCTTAAAATTTATACCAAAAGCGATAACGACTGGCACTGGTTTGATGGCGGCCACAAAAAGGTTATGATCTACGTATCTATTAAAGAAGTAAACGGCGTATCACTTTCAGGTTCGGGCGATGTATCATTCAGGGAAGGTTTGCGTGCCGGCTCTTTTAGATTGAAACTTACCGGATCGGGCGATGTAAGCGGCAAGCTTTGGGTTAAAAACCTGGATGTGAACCTTGCTGGCTCGGGCGATATCAAAATAAGCGGTACCGCCGATAATTCAAACATCAGCGTAGCCGGTTCTGGCGATTATACCGCAAGGGATTTAACAACCAATACCGCATCGGTACGTGTTGCAGGCTCAGGCGATGCCAGGGTGAACGTAAGCCAAAAACTGGAAGCATCCGTAGTAGGCTCGGGCGATGTTTATTATACAGGCAGTGTAAAAAGTGTGAGCAGCTCTAAGATAGGAAGCGGCGATGTGAGCAGGATGTAA
- a CDS encoding DUF2490 domain-containing protein, with amino-acid sequence MQLKKKLLILAALLFIVPARLFAQDNQFSGWAAVFHSQKLSEHWGYSFDGQLRSHDELSYLKHILLRPSANYYFAKNKVGALGYAYIATYGRTTAGDQTFRPEHRIWQQYTYTHKLSKNVNLAHRLRLEQRFLGNTAATKNDNYFAQRFRYFARAIVPLKKDSAVFAQGPFVALQNEVFVNIQNKNKVNKHFFDQNRAYVAIGYRINKMIDVETGYLNQYIKQAEAYTINHVAQLAFYTRF; translated from the coding sequence ATGCAATTAAAAAAAAAGTTACTGATTTTGGCCGCCTTATTGTTCATTGTACCTGCCCGGTTATTTGCGCAGGATAACCAGTTTTCGGGTTGGGCAGCAGTGTTCCACTCGCAAAAACTATCCGAACATTGGGGCTACTCGTTCGACGGACAACTACGCTCACATGACGAGCTGAGTTACCTGAAACATATTTTGCTGCGCCCATCTGCCAATTACTATTTTGCCAAAAACAAGGTTGGCGCTTTGGGTTATGCCTACATAGCCACCTATGGCCGCACCACTGCCGGCGATCAAACCTTTCGTCCCGAACACCGTATCTGGCAACAATATACTTATACCCATAAACTGAGCAAAAATGTAAACCTGGCGCATCGTTTGCGTTTGGAGCAGCGCTTTTTGGGTAACACTGCCGCAACCAAAAACGATAACTACTTTGCCCAGCGCTTCAGATATTTTGCACGGGCCATTGTGCCTTTGAAAAAGGACTCGGCTGTGTTTGCGCAGGGACCGTTTGTGGCCTTACAAAACGAGGTGTTTGTAAACATCCAAAACAAAAACAAGGTAAACAAACACTTTTTCGACCAAAACCGTGCCTACGTAGCTATTGGTTATCGCATTAATAAAATGATTGATGTGGAAACCGGCTACCTGAATCAATACATTAAACAAGCCGAAGCGTACACCATTAACCACGTGGCGCAGCTTGCTTTTTATACGAGATTTTAA
- the murB gene encoding UDP-N-acetylmuramate dehydrogenase — protein MRHQTSMLQIQENVSLKNFNTFGIDAKARYFVEIAHQDDLVELFADPQWQQTERLVLGGGSNLLLVTDFDGLVIRMNIRGIEHRISHNDVFVEAGGGEVWNDLVNFCVARGYAGIENLSLIPGSVGASPIQNIGAYGVELKDAFVSCRAFEIATGAFKTFSKADCKFGYRESVFKSELKDQYIIVSVKFHLSLIPNINTQYGAIGQELANRGITSPTIKDVSQVVSHIRVSKLPDPTTIGNAGSFFKNPVIAQHEFETVHTKFPDVVNYPAADGQVKLAAGWLIEQCGWKGKTIGHTGTWKNQALVLVNHGGATGTEIYNFSSQIIDSVYAKFGVMLQREVNIIS, from the coding sequence ATCCGACATCAAACTTCCATGCTGCAAATACAAGAAAACGTATCTCTTAAAAACTTTAATACATTCGGCATAGATGCCAAGGCGCGTTATTTTGTAGAAATAGCCCACCAGGATGACCTGGTTGAACTATTTGCCGACCCGCAATGGCAGCAAACCGAAAGGTTGGTTTTAGGTGGAGGCAGCAATTTATTATTAGTTACAGATTTTGATGGCCTGGTTATCCGTATGAATATCAGGGGCATTGAACACCGCATTAGCCATAACGATGTATTTGTAGAAGCCGGCGGCGGCGAGGTATGGAACGATTTGGTGAACTTTTGCGTTGCCCGTGGGTATGCCGGCATCGAAAACCTGAGCCTGATTCCCGGTTCGGTGGGGGCATCGCCTATTCAAAACATCGGCGCGTACGGCGTAGAGCTTAAAGATGCGTTTGTAAGCTGCAGGGCTTTTGAAATTGCCACCGGTGCATTTAAAACCTTCAGCAAAGCCGATTGTAAATTTGGCTACCGCGAAAGTGTTTTTAAAAGTGAGCTAAAAGACCAATATATCATTGTATCGGTTAAATTCCATTTATCGCTTATTCCCAACATCAATACCCAGTACGGCGCCATAGGGCAGGAGCTGGCCAACAGGGGCATCACATCGCCTACTATAAAAGATGTATCGCAGGTGGTATCACACATCCGGGTATCTAAACTGCCCGATCCTACAACTATAGGCAATGCCGGTAGTTTCTTTAAAAACCCGGTAATAGCTCAGCACGAATTTGAAACTGTACACACTAAGTTCCCCGATGTGGTTAATTATCCGGCTGCCGACGGACAGGTAAAGTTGGCTGCCGGATGGCTTATTGAACAATGCGGCTGGAAAGGAAAAACCATTGGCCATACCGGAACGTGGAAGAACCAGGCGCTGGTATTGGTGAACCACGGCGGAGCCACCGGAACCGAAATTTATAACTTTTCGTCGCAAATTATAGACAGTGTG